The Desulforegula conservatrix Mb1Pa genome segment ATGCCTCAGATGACAGGTGTTGCTCTGGCTGAAGAAATTCATGCCATAAGATCTGACATGCCTATCATCATACTAAGCGGCGTCATCCCTGATATTGACCAGACGGTTGCGAAGGGCATAGGGATCAGGAATTTTATCCAGAAACCGGTTTCCGTCGAAGTTCTGTCAGGAGCGGTCAGGGAAGCTCTGGAAATAAAGAACGAAACTATCCGCGAGCAGAAATAGCTTTGAAGCGGGCATTGTGGAGTCCAAGATCCATATTTTTACAAGACAGCATGGCTGTTCACAATTCACAGTTAGATTTGGGATAGCAAAGCTTGAAAATTTACAAATTTCCCACTTATATGAGGCTTTCATGATGACTGATTCAAGGGAAAATAAAAAAGTCCTGATCGTTGATGACGATCCGATGCTCCGCAGTATGCAGAAGCTTTTTTTAGGCAGGCATTTTGATGTTGATGTGGCCGCAGACGGACTCGAAGCCCTTGAAAAAATCAAATATTTTATGCCTGACCTTGCCCTGATCGATATTGACATGCCCAGAATGGACGGTCTGACTCTGATGAAGGAACTGAATATACAAATCCCCGGCTTGCCCATTATTTTTCTTTCAGGAAGCGGAGACCTGGATAAGATACAGCAGGCACTTTCGGGATATACAGCCGATTACATCATGAAACCGGCAGATAATACGGATTTGCTCATCAGAATAAATGCGGCCCTAACGTCTTCGGAAAAAAGGCGTAAGGATTCTGAAAAAGCCATCGCCGCAGCAACAAAGGAATTAAGGGATATCAAGCTGGAAATAATCAACAGGCTGGCCAAGGCAGCGGAGCTTAGGGACCCTGAAACAGGCATGCATATCCTGCGTGTAGGCTATATGTCCGGGCAAATTGCTCTTGCCTCAGGTTTTGATGCAAAATTCTGCGATCTTATGGTATTTGCGGCACCCATGCATGACGTAGGCAAGGTCGGCATACCAGATCACATTCTGCTTAAACCAGAAAAGCTCACTTTCGAAGAATTTGAAATCATAAAAAACCACACCA includes the following:
- a CDS encoding HD-GYP domain-containing protein, whose amino-acid sequence is MMTDSRENKKVLIVDDDPMLRSMQKLFLGRHFDVDVAADGLEALEKIKYFMPDLALIDIDMPRMDGLTLMKELNIQIPGLPIIFLSGSGDLDKIQQALSGYTADYIMKPADNTDLLIRINAALTSSEKRRKDSEKAIAAATKELRDIKLEIINRLAKAAELRDPETGMHILRVGYMSGQIALASGFDAKFCDLMVFAAPMHDVGKVGIPDHILLKPEKLTFEEFEIIKNHTTIGARVLSGSHHQLIQMAETIALSHHERWDGSGYPGGLSGAYIPVEGRITAIADVFDALTSERPYKKAWPAEKAFLEIQSQSGKQFDPELVTCFLNIEDKILKLKDKFMDEFK